The Diaphorobacter ruginosibacter genome contains a region encoding:
- the argS gene encoding arginine--tRNA ligase, with product MLSVKQDLLAALAAELETLSPGAGARAAFENPKVAAHGDFACTAAMQLAKPLKANPRALGEQLKTALEASPAFQKWVDAIEIAGPGFLNIRLKPAAKQEVVREVLTQGDRFGFQPQRGENVLVEFVSANPTGPLHVGHGRQAAIGDAISNLYSTQGWKVHREFYYNDAGVQIDTLTKSTQLRAKGFKPGDECWPTDAENPLAKNFYNGDYIADIAQAFLNKETVKADDREFTANGDVEDYDNIRNFAVAYLRNEQDKDLQAFNLQFDEYYLESSLYKNGYVEDTVKRLIASGHTYEQDGALWLKSTDYGDDKDRVMRKSDGTYTYFLPDVAYHIQKFKRGYGKVVNIQGTDHHGTIARVRAGLQAADVGIPQGYPDYVLHTMVRVVRNGEEVKISKRAGSYVTLRDLIEWTSKDAVRFFLLSRKPDTEYTFDVDLAVAQNNDNPVYYVQYAHARICSVLRAWAEQGGAGVPALSDVDLAALEGPQAQALMLLLAKYPEMLTAAATGNAPHDVTFYLRDLASAYHSYYDAERILVDDEKVKLARLALVAATAQVLHNGLAVLGVSAPERM from the coding sequence ATGCTTTCCGTCAAACAGGATTTGCTCGCCGCCCTGGCTGCCGAGCTCGAAACACTTTCGCCCGGCGCAGGCGCGCGCGCGGCATTCGAAAACCCCAAGGTGGCCGCGCATGGCGATTTCGCCTGCACGGCTGCGATGCAGCTCGCCAAGCCGCTGAAGGCCAATCCGCGAGCGCTTGGTGAACAATTGAAAACCGCGCTGGAGGCGAGCCCGGCCTTCCAGAAGTGGGTGGACGCCATCGAGATCGCCGGCCCGGGCTTTCTGAACATCCGCCTCAAGCCCGCCGCCAAGCAGGAAGTGGTGCGCGAGGTGCTCACGCAGGGCGACCGGTTCGGCTTCCAGCCGCAGCGTGGCGAGAATGTCCTGGTCGAATTCGTCTCAGCCAATCCCACGGGGCCGCTGCACGTGGGCCACGGCCGCCAGGCCGCGATCGGCGACGCCATCAGCAACCTGTACTCCACCCAGGGCTGGAAGGTGCACCGCGAGTTCTACTACAACGACGCGGGCGTGCAGATCGACACCCTCACCAAGAGCACGCAGCTGCGCGCCAAGGGCTTCAAGCCGGGCGACGAGTGCTGGCCCACCGATGCCGAGAACCCGCTGGCCAAGAATTTCTACAACGGCGACTACATCGCCGACATCGCCCAGGCCTTCCTGAACAAGGAAACCGTCAAGGCCGACGACCGTGAATTCACCGCGAACGGGGATGTCGAGGACTACGACAACATCCGCAACTTCGCCGTCGCCTACCTGCGCAACGAGCAGGACAAGGACCTGCAGGCCTTCAACCTCCAGTTCGACGAGTACTACCTCGAATCGAGCCTGTACAAGAACGGCTATGTGGAAGACACCGTCAAGCGCTTGATCGCCAGCGGCCATACCTACGAGCAGGACGGCGCGCTGTGGCTCAAGTCCACGGACTACGGCGACGACAAGGACCGCGTGATGCGCAAGTCCGACGGCACGTACACCTATTTCCTGCCCGATGTGGCCTACCACATCCAGAAGTTCAAGCGTGGCTACGGCAAGGTCGTGAACATCCAGGGCACCGACCACCACGGCACGATCGCGCGCGTGCGCGCCGGCCTGCAGGCGGCCGACGTGGGTATTCCCCAGGGCTATCCCGACTACGTGCTGCACACCATGGTGCGCGTGGTGCGCAACGGCGAGGAAGTGAAGATCAGCAAGCGCGCCGGCTCGTACGTGACGCTGCGCGACCTGATCGAATGGACCAGCAAGGACGCCGTGCGCTTCTTCCTGCTGTCGCGCAAACCCGACACCGAGTACACGTTCGACGTGGATCTGGCCGTGGCGCAGAATAACGACAACCCGGTGTACTACGTGCAGTACGCCCATGCGCGCATCTGCTCGGTGCTGCGCGCCTGGGCAGAGCAGGGCGGTGCGGGCGTTCCAGCGCTCAGTGACGTGGATCTCGCGGCTCTCGAGGGACCGCAGGCCCAGGCGCTGATGCTGCTGCTCGCGAAGTATCCGGAAATGCTCACGGCCGCCGCCACCGGCAACGCGCCACATGACGTTACCTTTTACCTGCGCGATCTGGCGTCCGCCTATCACTCCTACTACGACGCAGAGCGTATCCTCGTGGATGACGAGAAGGTCAAGCTCGCACGCCTCGCGCTGGTCGCAGCGACCGCGCAGGTATTGCACAATGGCCTCGCCGTTCTGGGGGTCTCGGCTCCCGAGCGTATGTAA
- a CDS encoding SPOR domain-containing protein, producing MNLHKQRGGLILGLILGVLIGLAAALAVAVYVTKVPVPFLNKNASRGADQDEAEAQRNKNWDPNSSLYGRNPAKPGSTPQDATTSPPAVTGTVTPAPAPVASAPAPSTTTASAPRGTASSTTASQQPKPTSSDPLGDLARARAAAAPAPAPVPTTNDPFDYFVQAGAFRSQADADAQRAKLAMLGWEARVSEREQNGRTVFRVRIGPFSKRDDADSLKGKLDGAGIETALVRVQR from the coding sequence ATGAATCTTCACAAGCAACGCGGCGGCCTCATCCTGGGCCTTATTCTGGGCGTGCTCATCGGTCTGGCCGCGGCCCTGGCCGTTGCCGTCTATGTGACAAAGGTGCCCGTGCCGTTCCTGAACAAGAACGCGTCGCGGGGCGCCGACCAGGACGAGGCGGAAGCGCAGCGCAACAAGAACTGGGACCCCAACTCCAGCCTCTATGGCCGCAATCCGGCCAAGCCCGGCTCCACGCCGCAGGATGCGACCACGTCGCCGCCGGCGGTGACGGGCACGGTGACCCCGGCCCCCGCGCCGGTCGCGTCGGCGCCGGCACCCTCCACCACGACGGCCTCCGCTCCGCGTGGCACGGCGTCGTCGACCACCGCATCGCAGCAGCCCAAGCCCACCAGCAGCGACCCGCTGGGTGATCTGGCGCGCGCACGCGCCGCTGCGGCCCCTGCACCGGCGCCCGTGCCCACGACCAACGATCCGTTCGACTACTTCGTGCAGGCCGGCGCCTTCCGTTCACAGGCCGATGCAGATGCGCAGCGCGCCAAGCTGGCGATGCTGGGCTGGGAGGCCCGCGTGAGCGAGCGCGAGCAGAATGGCCGTACCGTGTTCCGGGTGCGAATCGGTCCGTTCAGCAAGCGTGACGATGCCGATTCGCTCAAGGGCAAGCTGGATGGGGCCGGGATCGAAACGGCACTGGTTCGCGTGCAGCGCTGA
- a CDS encoding thiol:disulfide interchange protein DsbA/DsbL, with protein sequence MKRREFSLSTASAVAASALTLPLSMNAQAQARAFKEGKDFVKLKKPVATDAPAGKVEVIEFFWYSCPHCNAFEPAFEAWAKSAPANMAIRRVPVAFNASFVPQQKLYFALEAMNLLPQLHTKVFHAVHVERLPLNKDDAIFEWIGKQGVDVAKFKEAYNSFNTANLLRKAAALQEAYQVEGVPSMGVAGKYYTDGTMAGNMQSVLQVVEYLGSLKA encoded by the coding sequence ATGAAACGCCGCGAGTTTTCCCTGTCCACCGCCTCGGCGGTCGCCGCTTCCGCCCTGACACTGCCCCTGTCGATGAACGCACAGGCCCAGGCCCGCGCTTTCAAGGAGGGCAAGGACTTCGTCAAGCTCAAGAAGCCCGTGGCGACCGATGCGCCCGCAGGCAAGGTCGAAGTCATCGAGTTCTTCTGGTACAGCTGCCCGCACTGCAATGCCTTCGAGCCGGCTTTCGAGGCCTGGGCGAAGAGCGCTCCTGCCAACATGGCGATCCGCCGCGTGCCGGTGGCCTTCAACGCGAGCTTCGTGCCCCAGCAGAAGCTGTATTTCGCGCTGGAAGCCATGAACCTCCTGCCGCAACTGCACACCAAGGTGTTCCATGCGGTGCACGTGGAGCGCCTGCCCCTGAACAAGGACGATGCCATTTTCGAGTGGATCGGCAAGCAGGGCGTGGACGTGGCGAAGTTCAAGGAAGCCTACAACTCGTTCAACACCGCCAACCTGCTGCGCAAGGCGGCCGCACTGCAGGAGGCCTACCAGGTCGAAGGCGTGCCATCGATGGGCGTGGCGGGCAAGTACTACACCGACGGCACCATGGCAGGCAACATGCAGAGCGTGCTGCAGGTCGTCGAGTACCTGGGATCGCTCAAGGCCTGA